In a single window of the Salmo trutta chromosome 23, fSalTru1.1, whole genome shotgun sequence genome:
- the trim69 gene encoding E3 ubiquitin-protein ligase TRIM69, protein MNIRSKNHREVEKLQLTSQYNVEVEKSDKTSFKYREGELSKQTTKEKPRQSTMAGQVSKSSAQRLSRDLTCSICLDLFKQPVFLPCDHTFCQACIAGYWAGPRGQVQGGSGSCPQCRKVFPGQSYRPNRIVANIVESYCQGLEESGGLLGDVGVPERSSAPAPAPRCGRHREELKLYCEEDQELVCLVCGLSQEHRNHTMVCVQEAQQRYRASLNSSMDSLKGELNTALQCERETEEEVKKLKEHTADLKQRIEAQFSDLHQFLYQEEKLLQVKLKTVERMELIRLDEHKALLCVEVCRLQRALNEIEDNLRVQDPFTLLRNIKTLLQRPSPKFEKPTLTAPSLCEGRFAGPLQYRVWKSLKGSIYPVPAAITLNSSTANPWLSLTSSLTCVRYQTFNHSVQDNPHRFNAALSLLGSQGFTHGRHYWEIEVYSSTVWTVGVARESVSRKGVIKALPANGFWTLSLSYGIQYMACTSPPTVLSLEEPLARIGVYLDYKRGLVSFYNAESMTHLYTFRETFTETLYPYFNLGFLDKVHENEPLKVFLPKI, encoded by the exons ATGAACATAAGGAGTAAGAATCACAGAGAGGTGGAGAAACTCCAGTTAACGTCTCAATACAACGTTGAGGTGGAGAAATCAGACAAGACAAGTTTTAAATACAGAGAGGGGGAGCTTTCAAAGCAAACTACAAAGGAAAAGCCTAGGCAGTCTACTATGGCTGGGCAAGTATCCAAGAGCTCAGCACAGCGACTCAGCCGAGACCTGACCTGTTCTATCTGCCTGGACCTCTTCAAGCAGCCTGTCTTCCTGCCCTGCGACCATACCTTCTGCCAGGCATGCATCGCTGGCTACTGGGCGGGCCCCAGAGGCCAGGTCCAGGGGGGGTCTGGATCCTGTCCACAGTGCAGGAAGGTGTTCCCTGGCCAGAGCTACCGGCCCAACCGCATCGTGGCCAACATAGTGGAGAGCTACTGCCAGGGCCTGGAGGAGAGCGGGGGGCTGCTGGGGGACGTGGGGGTACCAGAGAGGAGCTCTGCCCCTGCTCCTGCCCCACGCTGTGGCCGGCACCGAGAGGAGCTGAAGCTCTACTGTGAGGAGGACCAGGAGctggtgtgtctggtgtgtggaCTCTCTCAGGAGCACAGGAACCACACCATGGTGTGTGTCCAGGAGGCACAGCAGAGATACAGG GCGTCTCTCAACAGCTCCATGGACTCTCTGAAAGGGGAGCTGAACACGGCCctgcagtgtgagagagagactgaggaagagGTCAAGAAGCTCAAG GAGCACACGGCGGACCTGAAGCAGCGCATCGAGGCCCAGTTCAGCGACCTGCACCAGTTCCTTTACCAAGAGGAGAAGCTGCTGCAGGTGAAGCTGAAGACAGTGGAGCGCATGGAGCTGATCAGACTGGACGAACACAAGGCCCTGCTCTGTGTGGAGGTCTGCCGTCTGCAGAGGGCCCTGAACGAGATCGAGGACAATTTGAGGGTTCAGGACCCCTTTACACTGCTGCGG AATATCAAGACCCTGCTCCAGAG GCCGTCTCCGAAGTTTGAGAAGCCTACCCTCACGGCTCCCAGTCTGTGTGAGGGGCGGTTCGCAGGGCCCCTGCAGTACCGAGTGTGGAAATCACTGAAAGGAAGCATCTACCCAG TTCCAGCTGCCATCACCTTAAACTCAAGCACGGCCAACCCGTGGCTCAGCCTGACCTCATCCCTCACCTGTGTCCGCTACCAGACCTTCAACCACTCTGTCCAGGACAACCCTCACCGCTTCAACGCTGCCCTGTCCCTACTGGGCAGTCAGGGCTTCACCCATGGCCGTCACTACTGGGAGATAGAGGTCTACAGCAGCACTGTGTGGACCGTGGGGGTAGCCAGAGAGTCTGTATCCAGGAAGGGGGTCATCAAAGCCCTGCCAGCCAATGGCTTCTGGACCCTGTCCCTGTCCTATGGAATACAGTACATGGCCTGTACATCGCCCCCTACTGTCCTGTCACTGGAGGAGCCTCTGGCTAGGATAGGGGTGTATCTGGATTATAAGAGGGGTCTGGTGTCTTTCTACAATGCAGAGAGCATGACTCATCTCTATACCTTCCGTGAAACCTTCACAGAGACGTTGTACCCCTACTTCAATCTGGGATTCCTGGATAAAGTGCATGAGAATGAGCCCCTCAAAGTTTTCCTTCCCAAAATCTGA